The following proteins are encoded in a genomic region of Streptomyces sp. SLBN-31:
- a CDS encoding DNA topoisomerase IB codes for MRLHHSRPTDPGYRRLRHGRGFRYLDAHGEPLRDPDELARIRELVIPPAWWDVWICTRRNGHLQAVGTDAAGRRQYLYHPQFRAEQEQAKHEHVLDVAESLPAVREAVEGHLHDRGLTRQRVLATAVRLLDLGFFRIGSDRYTELNNSYGLTTLLREHSRCQAGAILFAYTGKHGKEIVQTIADPAACRSLTALLRRRGGGERLLAYWDRQAWHDVSGDDVNAYLKELTGLDITAKDFRTWHATVLAAVALAVSQPVARSETARRRAIARAVREVSGYLGNTPAVCRASYINPRVIELYEEGVTVAAALPRLGDEGAYGIPATQGPAERAVLRMLRNGHAPEGA; via the coding sequence GTGCGTCTTCACCACAGCCGTCCCACTGACCCCGGGTACCGCCGCCTGCGCCACGGACGCGGCTTCCGTTACCTCGACGCCCACGGTGAGCCGCTGCGCGATCCCGACGAGCTGGCCCGTATCCGGGAGCTGGTCATACCGCCGGCCTGGTGGGACGTGTGGATCTGCACCCGGCGCAACGGGCATCTGCAGGCCGTCGGTACCGACGCCGCCGGACGCCGCCAGTACCTGTACCACCCGCAGTTCCGTGCTGAGCAGGAGCAGGCCAAGCACGAGCACGTGCTGGATGTCGCCGAGTCCCTGCCCGCGGTGCGGGAGGCCGTCGAGGGGCATCTGCACGACCGCGGACTGACCCGGCAGAGGGTCCTTGCCACCGCCGTGCGCCTGCTCGACCTCGGCTTCTTCCGCATCGGCAGCGACCGCTACACCGAACTGAACAACAGCTACGGCCTCACCACGCTGCTGCGAGAGCACTCCCGCTGCCAGGCCGGCGCGATCCTGTTCGCCTACACCGGTAAGCACGGCAAGGAGATCGTCCAGACCATCGCGGACCCTGCCGCCTGCCGCAGCCTCACCGCGCTGCTGCGGCGCCGGGGCGGCGGTGAACGGCTCCTGGCCTACTGGGACCGGCAAGCCTGGCACGACGTGAGCGGTGATGATGTCAACGCGTACCTCAAGGAACTGACGGGCCTCGACATCACCGCCAAGGACTTCCGAACCTGGCACGCCACCGTCCTGGCCGCCGTCGCACTGGCCGTCTCGCAGCCCGTCGCACGCAGCGAGACCGCCCGGCGCCGTGCCATCGCCCGGGCGGTGCGCGAGGTGTCCGGCTACCTCGGCAACACACCGGCCGTCTGCCGGGCTTCCTACATCAACCCGCGGGTGATCGAGTTGTACGAGGAGGGCGTGACGGTCGCAGCCGCGCTGCCCCGTCTCGGCGACGAGGGCGCGTACGGCATCCCCGCGACCCAGGGCCCCGCCGAACGGGCTGTGCTGCGCATGCTCCGGAACGGACACGCACCCGAGGGGGCGTAA
- a CDS encoding SDR family oxidoreductase produces MGLRNQVVVVTGSSSGIGRATAEVFARKGCAVVLAARREEALEATARECAKHRGARTLVVPTDTTDVKAVDDLARRAVEEFGRIDVWVNNAAVNAFGRFEDVPLEDFRRVLDVNVMGYVYGARAALRVMREQGTGTLINISSIAGAVAQPYSHPYSMSKHAVQGLGSSLRQQLRVEGVKGVHVCTVMPATIDTPHFEQAANYTGRKVVAMPPVYSPERIAKAVVNLARHPRREVVVGPAGRALVRQARKAPGRAERVMARQTDKSHLDHDEEAPDTHGVLHVPAPGEGAVHGGWNGRRRTAVRRTAVAAALAGAAVAAGRRMSRGPVGV; encoded by the coding sequence ATGGGACTGAGGAACCAGGTGGTCGTGGTGACCGGCTCGTCCAGCGGGATCGGACGGGCCACGGCCGAGGTGTTCGCCCGCAAGGGGTGCGCCGTGGTGCTGGCCGCGCGCCGCGAGGAGGCACTGGAAGCGACCGCCCGGGAGTGCGCGAAGCACCGTGGGGCGCGGACGCTGGTCGTGCCGACCGACACGACGGACGTCAAGGCGGTCGACGATCTGGCGCGGCGTGCCGTGGAGGAGTTCGGCCGGATCGACGTCTGGGTCAACAACGCGGCCGTCAACGCCTTCGGCCGTTTCGAGGACGTACCGCTCGAGGACTTCCGCAGGGTCCTGGACGTCAATGTGATGGGCTACGTGTACGGGGCCCGAGCGGCTCTGCGGGTGATGCGGGAGCAGGGTACGGGCACCCTGATCAACATCTCCTCCATCGCGGGCGCCGTCGCGCAGCCGTACAGCCACCCCTACAGCATGTCGAAGCACGCTGTCCAAGGGCTTGGATCGAGCCTCCGGCAGCAGCTACGGGTGGAGGGAGTGAAAGGCGTTCACGTGTGCACCGTGATGCCCGCGACCATCGACACCCCCCACTTCGAGCAGGCGGCCAACTACACCGGGCGCAAGGTGGTCGCCATGCCGCCCGTCTACAGTCCCGAGCGGATCGCCAAGGCCGTCGTGAACCTCGCCCGCCACCCCCGCCGTGAAGTGGTGGTCGGCCCCGCGGGCCGCGCACTGGTGCGCCAGGCGCGCAAGGCACCGGGACGCGCGGAACGGGTGATGGCGCGGCAGACGGACAAGAGCCACCTCGACCACGACGAAGAGGCCCCGGACACGCACGGAGTGCTGCACGTGCCGGCTCCCGGGGAGGGCGCGGTGCACGGCGGCTGGAACGGGCGGCGGCGCACCGCGGTGCGCAGGACAGCCGTCGCTGCCGCGCTGGCGGGAGCGGCCGTTGCCGCAGGGCGGCGGATGAGTCGGGGGCCGGTGGGCGTCTGA
- a CDS encoding cytochrome P450, translating to MNRNPGAPIVDSSLAVLAKGYAWLPDRRRRTAGPLVRARLMGQHAVAVHGPEAVRFFYDERHVERGTALPGPVLSTLFGHGAVHTLDGQAHRVRKGMFLSLLTSPEAVAGLVERVAAAWDEVVESWPGRPSVVLFDEASRVLTRGVCQWAGVPLDDAGPVARDLVAMVDGFATPGPRHWRARRARARCEAWLGRLVEDVREGTVTAPAGSVLDVVVRHRDADDGFLDPHTAAVELLNVIRPTVAVCWFVAYAGHALRARPDVRERLREDDPSYAVAFAHELRRFYPFAPFLGGRAVTDLEWRGEPIPSGTLILLDLYGQNHDPDLWGEPYAFHPDRFFDRPPHRDELVPQGGGDRTAGHRCPGEDITIALLGTLGPRLARLEYDVPEQDLRIPLNRVPSRVRSGFVIESVRVPAPVHGAGRAAG from the coding sequence ATGAATCGAAATCCTGGTGCCCCGATCGTCGACAGCTCACTCGCCGTCCTCGCCAAGGGATACGCCTGGCTGCCCGACCGTCGGCGCCGTACCGCCGGACCTCTCGTGCGGGCCCGGCTGATGGGACAGCACGCCGTCGCCGTACACGGCCCCGAAGCAGTGCGGTTCTTCTACGACGAGCGGCATGTGGAGCGAGGGACGGCGCTTCCCGGGCCGGTGCTGAGCACACTGTTCGGTCATGGAGCCGTGCACACCCTGGACGGGCAGGCTCACCGGGTACGCAAGGGGATGTTCCTGTCGCTGCTCACCAGCCCTGAGGCGGTCGCCGGCCTGGTGGAACGAGTCGCCGCGGCGTGGGACGAGGTCGTGGAGTCCTGGCCCGGCCGTCCGTCGGTCGTGCTGTTCGACGAGGCGAGCCGGGTGCTCACCCGAGGTGTCTGCCAGTGGGCCGGGGTCCCCCTGGACGACGCGGGGCCGGTCGCCCGGGACCTGGTCGCCATGGTCGACGGCTTCGCCACGCCGGGACCGCGCCACTGGCGGGCTCGCCGCGCGCGGGCCCGGTGTGAGGCGTGGCTGGGGCGCCTCGTCGAGGACGTGAGGGAAGGGACGGTCACCGCACCGGCCGGGTCGGTGCTGGACGTGGTGGTCCGCCACCGGGACGCCGACGACGGGTTCCTCGACCCGCACACCGCCGCGGTGGAACTCCTCAATGTCATCCGTCCGACGGTGGCGGTGTGCTGGTTCGTCGCCTACGCCGGTCACGCCCTGCGTGCCAGGCCCGACGTCCGGGAGCGGCTGCGCGAGGACGATCCCTCGTACGCCGTGGCGTTCGCCCACGAACTGCGGCGCTTCTACCCCTTCGCCCCCTTCCTCGGCGGCCGGGCCGTCACCGACCTGGAGTGGCGGGGAGAGCCGATCCCGTCCGGCACGCTGATCCTGCTCGACCTGTACGGGCAGAACCACGACCCCGACCTGTGGGGCGAGCCGTACGCCTTCCACCCGGACCGCTTCTTCGATCGGCCGCCGCACCGCGACGAACTCGTCCCGCAGGGCGGCGGCGACCGCACCGCCGGCCACCGCTGCCCCGGTGAGGACATCACGATCGCTCTGCTGGGGACCCTCGGGCCACGGTTGGCACGGCTGGAGTACGACGTGCCCGAACAGGACCTGCGAATCCCCCTGAACCGCGTGCCGAGCCGCGTACGCAGCGGGTTCGTCATCGAATCCGTTCGTGTTCCGGCGCCGGTCCACGGCGCAGGACGGGCGGCGGGCTGA
- a CDS encoding GAF and ANTAR domain-containing protein produces the protein MEWRGFAEAMAVLARDLLAQDSVQGTLDEIAASAVKLVDGCDAAGILAVRKGRAVTVSACGEMVEEADRLQGELGEGPCFDLARHAGGERVYRIADMTQPQPTWPKFAAAAHELGFGSMTGVLLYTLDEDFGALNLYARSPGAFTEEFETASWLLASHAAVALADARTIDQLQHAMETRHAIGEAMGILMERHRLSESDAFDVLRRLSQHHNIKLRDIAQRVRTERRDRL, from the coding sequence ATGGAGTGGCGCGGGTTTGCCGAGGCGATGGCGGTGCTCGCCCGGGATCTGCTGGCGCAGGATTCGGTGCAGGGGACGCTGGACGAGATCGCGGCGTCGGCGGTGAAGCTGGTGGACGGCTGTGACGCGGCCGGGATCCTGGCGGTGCGCAAGGGCCGAGCCGTGACGGTGTCAGCGTGCGGGGAGATGGTCGAGGAGGCCGATCGCCTGCAGGGGGAACTGGGTGAGGGGCCCTGCTTCGATCTCGCCCGTCATGCCGGTGGTGAGCGCGTGTACCGGATCGCGGACATGACCCAGCCCCAGCCGACCTGGCCGAAGTTCGCCGCGGCGGCACACGAGCTGGGCTTCGGCAGCATGACCGGGGTCCTGCTCTACACCCTCGACGAGGACTTCGGCGCGCTGAACCTGTACGCCCGCAGCCCGGGAGCCTTCACCGAGGAATTCGAGACGGCGAGCTGGCTGCTGGCGTCGCACGCCGCGGTGGCCCTCGCCGACGCCCGCACCATCGACCAGCTCCAGCACGCCATGGAGACCCGGCACGCCATCGGCGAGGCCATGGGCATCCTCATGGAACGCCACCGGCTCAGCGAGAGCGACGCCTTCGACGTGCTGCGCCGGCTCTCCCAGCACCACAACATCAAGCTGCGCGACATCGCTCAGCGGGTCCGCACCGAGCGTCGTGACCGGCTCTGA
- a CDS encoding PP2C family protein-serine/threonine phosphatase has translation MLVSHVAALEDLPEMVAAHLDAVGLHEVAFFVVDLQGKILRQVTGRGPDAGEGGLRFTVHGTVAGLAFQRVDLVTEPDRTGRRNLRRWWVPITDGVERLGVLRADTAADDETVPQALRALASMVALLLLSKRSHSDSYARLIRTAPMSVAAEMQWHLTPPSAFAGRTSTVGAASEPAYEVGGDAFDYAVSRDTLHLSIFDAMGHDATAGLTANMAVATCRNARRQGADLAETSQAVEEALIEQFGTSRYVTGILADLDLTTGRLEWINRGHHLPVLIRDGRWSSELQCPPAGPMGVALGLPVTVCHEQLQPGDRLLLYTDGVVEARNRKSELFGLDRFVDFVVRHHADRLTVHETLRRLTHAVLDHHDGHLDDDATVLLAEWRDTGQDDLTP, from the coding sequence ATGCTGGTCAGCCATGTCGCGGCGCTGGAGGACCTGCCCGAGATGGTGGCCGCGCACCTTGACGCGGTGGGCCTTCACGAGGTGGCCTTCTTCGTGGTGGACCTGCAGGGGAAGATCCTGCGCCAGGTGACCGGAAGGGGGCCCGACGCCGGAGAAGGCGGCCTGCGGTTCACGGTGCACGGCACCGTGGCCGGCCTGGCCTTCCAGCGCGTGGATCTGGTCACGGAACCGGACCGGACGGGCAGGCGGAACCTGCGCCGGTGGTGGGTACCGATCACCGACGGTGTCGAGCGCCTCGGGGTGCTGCGCGCGGACACCGCGGCCGACGATGAGACCGTCCCCCAAGCGCTGCGGGCCCTGGCGTCGATGGTGGCGCTGCTGCTGCTGAGCAAACGCTCCCACAGCGACTCCTACGCCCGCCTGATCCGTACGGCGCCGATGAGCGTGGCCGCGGAGATGCAGTGGCACCTCACCCCGCCCTCGGCCTTCGCCGGCCGTACCTCCACCGTCGGTGCCGCGTCGGAGCCGGCGTACGAGGTCGGAGGGGACGCCTTCGACTACGCCGTCTCCAGAGACACCCTGCATCTGTCCATATTCGACGCCATGGGACACGACGCCACCGCCGGGCTGACCGCCAACATGGCGGTCGCCACCTGCCGCAACGCCCGCCGCCAGGGCGCCGACCTGGCGGAGACCAGCCAAGCGGTGGAGGAAGCCCTCATCGAGCAGTTCGGCACCAGCCGCTACGTCACCGGCATCCTGGCCGACCTCGACCTGACCACCGGCCGGCTGGAGTGGATCAACCGCGGCCACCACCTGCCCGTACTCATCCGCGACGGTCGGTGGTCGAGCGAGCTGCAATGCCCTCCGGCCGGCCCCATGGGTGTCGCTCTGGGCCTGCCGGTGACCGTCTGCCACGAACAGCTCCAGCCCGGTGACCGGCTGCTGCTCTACACCGACGGAGTCGTCGAAGCCCGCAACAGGAAGAGTGAACTGTTCGGCCTCGACCGCTTCGTCGACTTCGTCGTCCGCCATCACGCCGACCGCCTCACCGTCCACGAGACACTGCGCCGCCTCACCCACGCCGTCCTGGACCACCACGACGGACACCTCGACGACGACGCCACCGTCCTGCTGGCCGAATGGCGCGACACCGGCCAGGACGACCTGACGCCCTGA
- a CDS encoding cold-shock protein: MASGVVKWFNSEKGFGFIAQDGGGPDVFAHYSEIQGSGYRELTEGEHVTFDIGQGQKGPQAQNIVRG, from the coding sequence ATGGCCAGCGGCGTCGTGAAGTGGTTCAACTCTGAGAAGGGCTTCGGGTTCATCGCCCAGGATGGCGGCGGCCCGGACGTGTTCGCGCACTACTCCGAGATCCAGGGCAGCGGATACCGGGAGCTGACCGAGGGCGAGCATGTCACCTTCGATATCGGCCAGGGACAGAAGGGTCCACAGGCCCAGAACATCGTGCGCGGCTGA